In the Nitrospirales bacterium LBB_01 genome, one interval contains:
- a CDS encoding TlpA family protein disulfide reductase, which translates to MLAKFLKISLIAMMLTVFTAAFAFAIPMEGQPAIDFKLPEFFDTTKVYSLSDFTGKVILLNIWASWCTGCQAEMPEFMALADDFKDKGFVIVAVSVDNDAAKAVDFLKDLEAKTGKNLNFTTLYDKDKKIAKDYKPRGMPSSYLIDKTGKIKNIFPGSFSASNIGALKAAIVELLK; encoded by the coding sequence ATGCTTGCGAAATTCTTGAAAATATCACTAATTGCTATGATGTTGACTGTATTTACGGCTGCATTTGCTTTTGCCATACCGATGGAGGGTCAACCTGCGATTGATTTTAAACTTCCGGAATTTTTTGATACCACTAAAGTGTATTCGCTGTCGGATTTTACCGGCAAGGTAATCCTTTTAAACATATGGGCAAGCTGGTGCACTGGCTGTCAGGCTGAGATGCCGGAGTTTATGGCGCTTGCCGATGACTTTAAGGACAAAGGGTTTGTTATAGTAGCGGTGTCTGTTGACAATGACGCTGCAAAAGCCGTTGATTTCCTAAAAGACCTTGAAGCAAAGACAGGGAAAAACTTAAACTTCACCACTCTTTACGACAAAGACAAAAAGATAGCAAAAGACTACAAGCCACGTGGAATGCCCTCCTCCTATCTGATAGATAAAACCGGTAAAATCAAAAATATTTTCCCAGGCTCCTTTAGTGCGTCAAATATAGGCGCTCTAAAAGCTGCCATCGTGGAGCTGCTTAAATGA
- a CDS encoding cytochrome c biogenesis protein CcdA yields the protein MDLSLLSVFTAGILAFLAPCVLPIVPAYLSFIAGVEGGSDSTDIKRNMSKTLIPICFFVLGFSVVFIIMGATATALGRFLVDYQQYINRIGGALVIFFGLHFTNLFLREDFVKLFAGIGLLIAGAFAFEIIGQQDFLTIMGAWAVVFALYFFSAHLLLYRQLKAQNNAAAGMFSSFAVGLTFGAGWSPCIGPILGSVLLLASRQDSVYQGMLFLAVFSLGLGIPFIVAGAFWAGFLNFVRKFGKFFALVEFVGGVLLITLGLLLLTGKLSVLSAW from the coding sequence ATGGACTTATCTCTTTTATCAGTTTTTACAGCAGGGATATTAGCGTTTCTTGCTCCTTGTGTGCTGCCGATTGTTCCAGCTTATTTGTCTTTTATAGCCGGTGTGGAGGGGGGCTCTGATTCAACCGACATCAAACGCAATATGTCAAAAACCCTCATTCCGATTTGTTTTTTTGTGCTGGGGTTTTCTGTTGTGTTTATTATTATGGGAGCAACTGCTACTGCGCTTGGGCGTTTTCTGGTTGACTACCAACAGTACATAAACCGTATAGGAGGCGCTCTCGTAATATTTTTTGGTCTTCACTTTACAAACCTCTTTTTGCGTGAGGATTTTGTTAAACTCTTTGCTGGAATTGGACTTCTAATAGCCGGAGCGTTTGCTTTTGAGATTATTGGGCAGCAGGATTTCCTGACAATTATGGGCGCATGGGCTGTTGTGTTTGCGCTGTATTTCTTTTCGGCTCATTTGCTTCTATATAGGCAGCTTAAGGCTCAAAACAATGCCGCCGCCGGTATGTTTAGCTCATTTGCTGTAGGGCTAACCTTTGGCGCTGGCTGGAGCCCCTGCATAGGCCCAATTCTCGGCTCAGTCCTGCTTTTGGCCTCAAGGCAGGACTCCGTCTATCAGGGGATGCTGTTTCTTGCCGTGTTTTCACTTGGGCTTGGTATTCCTTTTATCGTTGCCGGTGCTTTTTGGGCAGGGTTTCTTAATTTTGTCAGGAAATTCGGTAAATTCTTTGCCCTTGTAGAATTTGTGGGCGGCGTTTTATTAATAACACTTGGCTTATTACTGCTAACCGGAAAACTATCCGTACTTTCTGCTTGGTAA
- a CDS encoding cyclic nucleotide-binding domain-containing protein: protein MAKLVTLLEVLSDEDIQWLLSTGVEQTIEPDTVVIRAGEYIEYIYIVMEGSLGVFLPNANKQINTVGPGEILGEMSYIEDTQTSATVISLETTVLLSISRESLDNRIVEDPDFGRRLFKGVSIAVSQRLRQAMMRVDYMLDMIEKAKIWHI, encoded by the coding sequence ATGGCTAAACTTGTTACGCTGCTTGAGGTGCTCTCTGACGAGGATATACAGTGGCTTCTGTCAACCGGTGTTGAGCAGACAATTGAACCAGATACTGTGGTCATAAGAGCTGGAGAGTATATTGAGTATATCTACATAGTTATGGAGGGTTCATTAGGAGTGTTTCTGCCTAATGCCAACAAACAAATAAACACAGTAGGCCCAGGCGAGATACTTGGGGAGATGTCCTACATTGAAGACACTCAGACCTCAGCCACAGTTATTTCACTTGAAACTACGGTGCTGCTGAGTATATCAAGAGAGTCGCTGGACAACAGGATAGTAGAGGATCCCGATTTTGGACGACGGTTATTTAAGGGTGTCAGCATAGCGGTATCGCAAAGACTGAGGCAAGCGATGATGCGTGTGGACTACATGCTTGATATGATAGAAAAGGCGAAAATATGGCATATATGA
- a CDS encoding chemotaxis protein, whose protein sequence is MSQQVKSITDKDLRVIIKHPGDDEIGNLADDMNMLINFFNGIINSTIVSINNVVNTMDVVRTKTDKTTDGLKDQLSQTMQIATASAEMSQTITDIANNAAQAAATSSNSMTIAEKGKDIAFGAINTVSIVHATTSELASLIGTLNNRVNEIGDILSVINDIADQTNLLALNAAIEAARAGEQGRGFAVVADEVRKLAERTKVATTEISSKINAVQSESDRTTKSMENASIEVGKTTELMNQVGDVLNDIVNATGEVRDQITTIATAIDEQATTTDDVVQNVEKTSHIAEEMERESVEIMKEVNKMIASAEELRKSTTGFKTRNSELLILDLAMTDHRLWVNRISFCIKGGEHIDPNTLLDHTMCRLGKWYYSDGKELCGQMHCFGNMEQPHKKLHALGKEIVSVYNSGNSIRAHQMFVELENLSKSIIAALQETKQNLSTHLATGGHCATKAIAH, encoded by the coding sequence TTGTCACAACAGGTTAAAAGTATTACCGACAAAGACCTTCGGGTTATCATCAAACATCCCGGCGACGATGAAATAGGAAATTTAGCAGATGATATGAACATGCTTATAAATTTTTTTAATGGAATAATCAACAGCACGATTGTATCAATAAATAACGTTGTAAATACGATGGATGTAGTTAGAACAAAAACCGACAAGACAACCGATGGGTTAAAAGATCAACTTTCTCAGACGATGCAGATTGCAACTGCTTCTGCCGAGATGAGCCAAACAATAACGGACATAGCAAACAATGCCGCACAAGCTGCCGCAACGTCTTCAAACTCTATGACAATTGCTGAAAAAGGGAAAGACATAGCCTTTGGCGCAATAAACACAGTAAGCATCGTACACGCTACAACGTCGGAGCTGGCATCTCTAATAGGCACACTAAACAACCGTGTAAATGAAATAGGTGATATACTTAGTGTCATAAACGACATAGCTGATCAGACAAATCTACTTGCTTTAAACGCAGCCATTGAAGCAGCCAGAGCCGGTGAGCAGGGCAGAGGGTTTGCGGTTGTGGCAGATGAGGTCAGGAAACTTGCCGAGAGAACCAAGGTAGCAACTACGGAGATTTCCAGTAAAATAAATGCCGTTCAATCGGAGTCTGACCGTACAACAAAGTCTATGGAAAACGCCTCAATTGAAGTCGGCAAAACAACAGAACTGATGAATCAGGTAGGGGATGTCTTAAACGACATAGTAAATGCTACGGGCGAGGTGCGTGATCAGATTACAACAATCGCTACAGCAATTGATGAGCAGGCAACCACAACGGACGATGTTGTTCAAAACGTTGAAAAAACTTCACACATAGCAGAGGAGATGGAACGGGAATCGGTTGAGATCATGAAAGAAGTTAATAAAATGATAGCCTCAGCTGAGGAGCTCCGTAAAAGCACTACCGGATTTAAGACCAGAAACTCAGAGCTTTTAATTCTTGATTTAGCGATGACAGATCATCGCCTGTGGGTAAACCGGATATCGTTTTGCATAAAAGGCGGGGAGCATATAGATCCAAACACACTTTTAGATCACACAATGTGCCGGCTTGGAAAGTGGTATTACTCTGACGGTAAAGAGCTCTGCGGGCAGATGCACTGCTTTGGCAACATGGAACAGCCACATAAAAAACTCCATGCTCTCGGCAAAGAGATTGTGTCCGTTTATAACTCAGGGAACTCTATACGAGCACATCAAATGTTTGTCGAGCTTGAGAATCTTTCAAAATCAATTATAGCTGCATTACAAGAAACCAAACAAAATCTTTCAACACATTTAGCTACCGGAGGTCATTGCGCAACTAAAGCGATAGCACACTAA
- a CDS encoding DUF3570 domain-containing protein, with amino-acid sequence MRLLKLSKIVAVIIFVLFSFAALNAEELKDKISLGYDFYTDSGDTKVYSPNIGIYKKITGNFLIGGKLRVDAITSATMSNGGRKNTVDAVTSATRSHGTFDEMRYAPNIFAEYKDDENALTLGGYYSTENDYIGRSLYADYTRLLNEQNTALGLAVSYAFDKWRPSFSRVLSTYDRNETDIDASVTQLFSPTFSGQLVYSFIEKDGYLASPYYYLTTKTFSVFERYPERRTGHALAFKLIKALDPLTSLHFKYRLYTDTWDINAHTFEVELYREIAKPVTFGVRYRFYTQGAADFMKPISQYKRNDQYIGVDYRYSAFNSNTFGLALIFKPKTTETAFIDLNKMKIKCSADYYVTSKNDYIRYWYDMDRMKALLTSLTIDYEF; translated from the coding sequence ATGAGACTGCTGAAATTATCTAAAATTGTCGCTGTTATTATATTTGTGCTTTTTTCATTTGCTGCGCTTAACGCTGAGGAGTTAAAAGACAAAATTTCACTCGGTTATGATTTCTACACAGATAGCGGTGACACTAAAGTGTATTCTCCAAACATTGGGATTTATAAAAAAATAACTGGTAACTTTCTAATAGGTGGAAAACTTCGGGTGGATGCCATAACATCGGCTACTATGTCAAACGGCGGACGAAAAAATACTGTTGACGCCGTAACAAGCGCAACCCGGTCGCATGGAACATTTGACGAGATGCGATATGCTCCTAATATTTTTGCTGAATATAAAGATGATGAAAACGCACTGACTCTCGGAGGCTATTACTCTACAGAAAATGATTACATAGGCCGCTCTTTATATGCCGATTACACTCGCCTTCTTAATGAGCAAAACACTGCTTTAGGGTTAGCTGTTTCCTATGCTTTTGACAAATGGCGTCCGTCATTTTCAAGAGTACTCTCAACATATGACAGAAACGAGACCGATATAGACGCCTCTGTTACACAGCTGTTTTCTCCCACATTTTCCGGTCAGCTTGTTTACTCATTTATTGAAAAGGACGGCTATCTGGCCTCTCCCTACTATTACCTGACTACAAAAACGTTTAGTGTCTTTGAGCGTTACCCAGAGCGTAGAACAGGGCACGCATTGGCGTTTAAACTTATAAAAGCACTTGACCCTCTTACAAGTCTGCACTTTAAGTACAGGCTCTATACCGATACGTGGGATATAAACGCTCACACGTTTGAGGTTGAACTGTATCGTGAAATCGCAAAACCTGTGACTTTTGGAGTTAGGTACAGATTTTACACACAGGGAGCCGCCGACTTTATGAAACCCATCAGTCAGTATAAAAGAAATGACCAATACATTGGAGTTGACTACCGATACAGCGCCTTCAACTCAAACACCTTTGGACTTGCGCTTATCTTTAAACCCAAAACGACTGAGACCGCATTTATTGACTTGAACAAGATGAAAATAAAGTGCAGCGCCGACTATTACGTCACATCTAAAAACGATTATATTCGGTATTGGTACGATATGGACAGAATGAAGGCGCTGCTTACATCTCTGACAATTGACTACGAGTTTTGA
- the pilB gene encoding type IV-A pilus assembly ATPase PilB, which produces MAVSTIPIQGQLLVQAGLVTEKQVMEAFELQKSEGKRLGSMLTKLGHIKEEDLAGFYSKQYKVPMIDIGKYQIDTALLKKVPFEKAKKHVMIPITMEGEALRLVIADPSNNPAIEDVKFITRMKVAVHVATETSIMRAIEQNYPKTDQQKLVPDGIRSGAKTTLDMSEINKLLGKVNQNITVVDQKEEKISLSDANTAPIIQLVNGILMNAINDRASDIHIEPWEKELRVRYRIDGVLKQAFPPFPDTIKNPLISRIKIMSRLDISEKRIPQDGRIKLKYEGGEVDFRVSTLPLQFGEKVVMRLLDKSNLNLDLTILGFDETQLNDFIEAIEKPFGMVLVTGPTGSGKTTTLYSGLSHLNKPGVNIMTAEDPVEYNLAGINQVQVKPEIGLTFANALRAFLRQDPDIILVGEIRDQETAEIGVKAALTGHLVLSTLHTNDAPSTVTRLLNIGIEPFLVSSSVVLIVAQRLARRICTKCKIEDKTVTPTRLLKAGVPKEEIADFKCFIGSGCPECGDTGYKGRLALHEVMPMRGELKEVILSGGTSEAIKREAIKMGMLTLRQSGLKKVQLGLTTVEEVFRNTIGDY; this is translated from the coding sequence ATGGCTGTATCTACTATACCAATACAAGGTCAGCTTCTTGTGCAGGCCGGGTTAGTCACAGAAAAACAGGTGATGGAGGCGTTTGAACTTCAAAAATCAGAAGGTAAACGGCTTGGTTCTATGCTGACAAAATTAGGTCATATAAAAGAAGAAGACCTTGCAGGATTTTACAGTAAACAGTATAAGGTGCCCATGATAGATATAGGTAAGTATCAGATAGACACAGCTCTCCTTAAAAAAGTACCTTTTGAAAAGGCCAAGAAACATGTAATGATACCGATTACAATGGAGGGAGAGGCTCTAAGACTTGTCATTGCCGACCCTTCAAACAATCCTGCCATTGAAGACGTTAAGTTTATAACGAGAATGAAAGTTGCCGTCCATGTTGCAACCGAAACATCCATTATGCGCGCTATTGAACAGAACTATCCTAAGACAGACCAACAGAAGTTAGTGCCTGATGGCATCAGAAGCGGTGCTAAAACAACTCTGGACATGTCTGAGATTAATAAACTTCTGGGCAAGGTTAATCAAAATATTACCGTTGTTGATCAGAAAGAAGAAAAGATTTCTCTGTCAGATGCTAACACCGCACCTATAATACAGTTAGTTAACGGGATTCTGATGAATGCTATAAATGACAGAGCAAGCGACATTCACATAGAGCCGTGGGAAAAGGAATTACGTGTAAGATACAGAATTGATGGGGTGTTAAAGCAGGCGTTTCCACCATTTCCTGATACTATAAAAAATCCTCTTATTTCCAGAATAAAAATAATGTCACGTCTTGATATATCAGAAAAGCGAATTCCACAGGATGGACGTATAAAGCTGAAATATGAAGGCGGAGAGGTGGACTTCAGAGTTTCCACGCTGCCGCTACAGTTTGGCGAAAAAGTTGTTATGAGACTTCTGGATAAATCCAATCTCAACCTTGATTTAACCATTTTAGGTTTTGACGAAACACAGCTTAATGATTTCATTGAAGCAATAGAGAAGCCGTTTGGGATGGTGCTGGTAACGGGGCCAACCGGAAGCGGTAAAACAACCACTCTGTACTCAGGGCTTTCCCATTTGAATAAACCCGGCGTAAACATCATGACTGCTGAGGATCCGGTTGAGTATAATCTTGCCGGAATTAATCAGGTGCAAGTAAAACCTGAGATTGGGCTGACATTTGCAAACGCCTTGAGGGCCTTTTTGCGTCAGGACCCTGACATAATTTTGGTTGGTGAGATACGAGACCAGGAGACAGCAGAAATTGGAGTAAAAGCTGCTCTTACCGGTCACTTAGTGCTGAGCACTCTGCATACAAACGATGCGCCATCCACTGTCACAAGACTTTTAAATATAGGGATAGAGCCTTTTTTGGTATCATCTTCTGTGGTTCTCATAGTTGCACAGAGGTTAGCAAGAAGGATTTGCACAAAGTGTAAAATAGAAGATAAAACTGTCACACCGACGCGGCTTCTGAAAGCTGGTGTACCCAAGGAGGAAATCGCTGACTTTAAGTGTTTTATAGGCAGCGGTTGCCCTGAGTGCGGTGACACAGGTTATAAGGGCAGGCTGGCGTTGCATGAGGTAATGCCAATGCGTGGTGAACTAAAAGAGGTAATTCTTTCCGGCGGCACCTCAGAGGCCATAAAGAGAGAGGCGATAAAGATGGGGATGTTGACACTTAGACAGAGTGGTTTAAAGAAGGTTCAACTTGGGCTTACCACTGTTGAAGAGGTCTTTAGAAACACAATTGGCGATTATTAA
- a CDS encoding DUF4115 domain-containing protein: MIGEYLTGRRNEAGVSIEELSKRTRIRLYYLKALEKEEFHKIPGETYIKGHIQTYLKALDVDPSEGLRIYHDECNQGTKHTPVITKTSDFNPVKTAPAEPVKSYKYVFAAIILIACPLIYFLYSHKVERLHLKTNMINKAQTNIKGFIDNVNSANQDNTSKAVQPPVPQTTEDNSVQLTQGQPSVSPPPVTANTARHTLSLKASDLTWLSVKIDGTETKQMFLKPMETVEWVAGNNFILKLGNAGGVKIVFDGKEVEGSWQKGSVVTLELPPKPPPPETPAPE, translated from the coding sequence TTGATAGGCGAGTACTTAACTGGGCGTCGTAACGAGGCTGGGGTTTCCATTGAGGAACTGTCAAAGAGGACTCGCATACGTCTGTATTATCTTAAAGCGTTGGAAAAAGAGGAGTTCCATAAAATCCCCGGTGAGACTTATATCAAAGGTCATATACAGACATACCTTAAGGCTCTCGATGTGGATCCTTCAGAGGGGCTCAGAATATACCATGATGAGTGTAATCAAGGAACGAAACATACTCCTGTAATTACAAAAACATCCGATTTTAACCCCGTCAAGACTGCCCCTGCTGAGCCTGTAAAATCATATAAATACGTCTTTGCGGCGATTATTTTAATTGCGTGTCCGCTTATTTATTTTTTATATAGCCACAAAGTAGAAAGGCTGCACTTAAAAACAAATATGATTAACAAAGCACAAACAAATATCAAGGGATTTATAGACAATGTTAACTCTGCAAATCAGGATAACACATCTAAGGCTGTGCAGCCGCCAGTGCCTCAAACAACTGAGGATAACTCTGTGCAATTAACACAGGGACAGCCCTCTGTCAGCCCGCCTCCGGTTACAGCCAATACAGCGCGGCACACCCTGTCGCTTAAAGCGTCAGACTTAACATGGCTCAGTGTTAAAATTGACGGGACAGAAACAAAACAGATGTTTCTTAAGCCGATGGAAACTGTAGAATGGGTTGCAGGTAACAATTTTATACTAAAACTGGGTAATGCAGGTGGCGTTAAAATAGTTTTTGATGGTAAAGAAGTAGAGGGTTCATGGCAAAAAGGGAGTGTTGTTACTTTAGAGCTGCCCCCAAAACCACCACCCCCTGAAACACCAGCTCCAGAGTAG
- a CDS encoding UbiX family flavin prenyltransferase, translating to MGRKKYIVAITGASGSVLALRFIGELLKTSEVHLIISTSAFSVIKDETGNDWNTAALSTLREYFKSEHLFYSKEGDLYCPLLSGTFLNDGMIVIPCSMKTLSGIANGYGENIVQRAADVTLKERRRLILVPREMPFSAIHLENMLKLSRIGVTIAPPVMAFYTKPKSIDDMLNFITGKLLDNLSISHNLFKRWGN from the coding sequence ATGGGCAGAAAAAAATACATAGTAGCAATTACCGGCGCAAGCGGCTCAGTGCTTGCGTTAAGGTTTATTGGGGAACTCTTAAAGACCTCCGAAGTGCATTTAATCATTTCCACGTCAGCGTTTAGTGTGATAAAAGATGAGACCGGAAATGACTGGAATACAGCTGCCCTTAGTACGTTAAGAGAGTACTTTAAAAGCGAGCATTTGTTTTACAGCAAAGAGGGGGATTTGTACTGCCCGCTTCTTAGCGGCACATTTTTGAATGACGGGATGATAGTGATTCCCTGTTCTATGAAGACCTTATCAGGCATCGCAAACGGCTACGGAGAAAATATAGTTCAAAGAGCGGCAGATGTAACACTAAAAGAGCGCAGACGATTAATACTGGTACCCAGAGAGATGCCCTTTAGTGCGATACATCTTGAAAACATGCTGAAACTTTCCCGCATAGGTGTTACCATAGCGCCGCCTGTTATGGCGTTTTATACAAAACCTAAATCAATAGATGATATGTTAAATTTCATAACAGGAAAGCTTCTTGATAATCTCTCCATTTCTCATAATCTATTTAAAAGATGGGGAAATTGA
- a CDS encoding DUF4266 domain-containing protein: MKSFVLAIVIATITMLTSCSEKLAIVKPYEREFFAEDRMFFSPMEGRSEWEGHVFLVKEAAQGGEGSFQGGCGCR; this comes from the coding sequence ATGAAATCGTTTGTTTTAGCGATAGTGATTGCTACAATTACTATGTTAACGTCATGTTCTGAAAAACTTGCAATCGTTAAGCCGTATGAGAGGGAGTTTTTTGCAGAAGATAGGATGTTTTTTAGCCCTATGGAGGGGCGCAGCGAGTGGGAGGGGCACGTATTTTTGGTTAAAGAGGCGGCACAAGGCGGCGAGGGCTCATTTCAAGGCGGATGCGGCTGCAGATGA